In Streptomyces sp. NBC_01551, one DNA window encodes the following:
- a CDS encoding AAA family ATPase, whose protein sequence is MPSAAGAGAGAGGASVRDLRGPGVSGPRWLGFAEGDIVVVSGLPGGGKSTLIKRAAAGGGIDSQDVRERWERRMPGALPYAVYRPLVRVAHYWGLWRTLRSGASAVVHDCGTQTWVRGLLAAAARRRGRALHLVLLDTTPEEALSGQAARGRGVSAYAFARHRGAVTRLLRAAESGRLPAGCTSATLLDRTSAAHITRIDFTPHPS, encoded by the coding sequence ATGCCCTCCGCCGCCGGTGCCGGTGCCGGTGCCGGCGGTGCGTCCGTACGTGACCTGCGCGGGCCCGGGGTGAGCGGGCCGCGGTGGCTCGGCTTCGCCGAGGGGGACATCGTGGTCGTCTCCGGCCTGCCGGGCGGCGGCAAGAGCACCCTGATCAAGCGGGCCGCGGCGGGCGGGGGCATCGACTCCCAGGACGTCCGCGAGCGCTGGGAGCGGCGGATGCCGGGGGCGCTGCCGTATGCCGTGTACCGGCCGCTGGTGCGGGTCGCCCACTACTGGGGGCTGTGGCGGACGCTGCGCTCAGGGGCCTCGGCGGTGGTCCACGACTGCGGGACCCAGACGTGGGTACGGGGCCTGCTCGCGGCGGCCGCGCGGCGGCGGGGGCGGGCGCTGCACCTGGTCCTCCTGGACACGACGCCGGAGGAGGCGCTGTCGGGTCAGGCGGCGCGGGGCCGGGGCGTCTCGGCCTACGCCTTCGCCCGCCACCGGGGGGCGGTCACCCGCCTCCTGCGCGCCGCGGAGTCGGGCCGCCTCCCCGCCGGCTGCACCTCCGCCACCCTCCTGGACCGCACCTCGGCCGCCCACATAACCCGCATCGACTTCACACCCCACCCGTCCTGA
- the gcvT gene encoding glycine cleavage system aminomethyltransferase GcvT, giving the protein MSTAPRLTALDALHRSLGATMTDFAGWDMPLRYASERDEHNAVRTKAGLFDLSHMGEITLTGPEAVKALDYALVGNISTVGVGRARYTHICQADGGIIDDLIVYRLGETEFMVVANASNAQVVLDALTERAAGFDTEVRDDRDAYALIAVQGPESPGILKSLTDADLDGLKYYAGLPGTVAGVPALIARTGYTGEDGFELFVSPEHAVELWQALTQAGEGVGLVPAGLSCRDTLRLEAGMPLYGHELTTSLTPFDAGLGRVVKFEKEGEFVGRAALEAAAERAATNPPRKLVGLIAEGRRVPRAGFPVVADGQVIGEVTSGAPSPTLGKPIAMAYVDAAHAAPGASGVGVDIRGTHEPYEVVALPFYKRQK; this is encoded by the coding sequence ATGAGCACTGCCCCCCGCCTGACCGCGCTCGACGCGCTGCACCGCTCGCTCGGTGCCACCATGACCGACTTCGCGGGCTGGGACATGCCGCTGCGGTACGCGAGTGAGCGCGACGAGCACAACGCCGTACGCACCAAGGCCGGCCTGTTCGACCTCTCCCACATGGGCGAGATCACCCTGACCGGCCCGGAGGCCGTCAAGGCCCTGGACTACGCGCTGGTCGGCAACATCTCCACCGTCGGCGTCGGCCGTGCGCGCTACACGCACATCTGCCAGGCGGACGGCGGGATCATCGACGACCTGATCGTCTACCGCCTCGGCGAGACCGAGTTCATGGTCGTCGCGAACGCCTCGAACGCCCAGGTCGTCCTGGACGCCCTGACCGAGCGGGCGGCCGGCTTCGACACCGAGGTCCGCGACGACCGCGACGCGTACGCGCTGATCGCGGTGCAGGGCCCGGAGTCCCCCGGCATCCTGAAGTCCCTCACCGACGCCGACCTGGACGGGCTGAAGTACTACGCGGGCCTGCCGGGCACGGTGGCCGGGGTTCCCGCGCTGATCGCCCGTACGGGCTACACCGGCGAGGACGGCTTCGAGCTGTTCGTCTCGCCCGAGCACGCCGTGGAGCTGTGGCAGGCGCTGACCCAGGCCGGCGAGGGCGTCGGCCTGGTCCCGGCGGGCCTTTCCTGCCGCGACACCCTGCGCCTGGAGGCGGGCATGCCGCTGTACGGGCACGAGCTGACCACCTCCCTGACCCCGTTCGACGCGGGTCTGGGCCGGGTCGTCAAGTTCGAGAAGGAAGGCGAGTTCGTGGGCCGCGCCGCCCTGGAGGCGGCCGCCGAGCGCGCCGCCACGAACCCGCCGCGCAAGCTGGTCGGCCTGATCGCCGAGGGCCGCCGCGTCCCGCGCGCCGGGTTCCCGGTCGTCGCCGACGGCCAGGTCATCGGCGAGGTCACCTCCGGCGCCCCGTCCCCGACCCTGGGCAAGCCGATCGCGATGGCCTACGTGGACGCGGCGCACGCCGCGCCCGGCGCCTCCGGCGTCGGCGTCGACATTCGCGGTACGCATGAGCCGTACGAGGTCGTGGCCCTGCCGTTCTACAAGCGGCAGAAGTAG
- a CDS encoding GDSL-type esterase/lipase family protein has translation MRIRTRTASRGAALLTVALLALAGLTAPDASASSGPPTGPAVAVAMGDSFISGEAGRWLGNTDRYAGSRNGTDRAWTGGSSYDPARIYGATAEVGGCHRSDVSEIATAPLPGIDERVNLACSGAETVNVLSTAAGGEAYHGEAPQTDRLGALARTKRVRLIALSVGGNDLGFGAIIGDCAYDWYFKRLCWKKQAPVVEQKLPGVRARVTAVVDDIRSTLRAAGYADGDYRLVLQSYPSPIPGGESFRLSQNDSDRMFKDGCPFNDRDATWAAYTLVPQIGDMVKSVATARGTDYMDLRDALAGHEVCSLGTEQVGQSGPDPREHEWFRFLDYANTQGTLEESMHPNAHGQRAMAACLGLVGAAAPGRYACTQDWFADGDPGRMRIRPAN, from the coding sequence ATGCGTATCCGCACGCGCACCGCCTCCCGTGGCGCCGCGCTGCTGACCGTCGCCCTGCTCGCACTGGCCGGCCTGACCGCCCCCGATGCCTCGGCGTCGTCCGGTCCCCCCACCGGTCCCGCCGTCGCCGTGGCGATGGGCGACAGCTTCATCTCCGGCGAGGCCGGCCGCTGGCTCGGCAACACCGACCGCTACGCCGGCAGCCGCAACGGCACCGACCGCGCCTGGACGGGCGGCTCCTCCTACGATCCCGCCCGGATCTACGGCGCGACGGCCGAGGTCGGCGGCTGCCACCGCTCCGACGTCTCGGAGATCGCCACCGCCCCGCTCCCCGGCATCGACGAGCGCGTCAACCTGGCCTGCTCCGGCGCCGAGACCGTCAACGTCCTCAGCACGGCCGCGGGCGGCGAGGCGTACCACGGCGAAGCCCCGCAGACGGACCGGCTCGGGGCCCTCGCCCGCACCAAGCGGGTCAGGCTGATCGCCCTCTCCGTCGGCGGCAACGACCTCGGCTTCGGCGCGATCATCGGGGACTGTGCCTACGACTGGTACTTCAAGCGGCTGTGCTGGAAGAAGCAGGCGCCGGTGGTGGAGCAGAAGCTGCCGGGAGTGCGGGCCAGGGTCACGGCGGTCGTGGACGACATCCGCTCCACCCTGCGGGCCGCCGGCTACGCGGACGGCGACTACCGGCTGGTCCTGCAGTCCTACCCCTCGCCGATCCCGGGCGGGGAGTCCTTCCGGCTGTCGCAGAACGACTCGGACCGGATGTTCAAGGACGGCTGCCCCTTCAACGACCGCGACGCGACCTGGGCGGCGTACACGCTCGTCCCGCAGATCGGCGACATGGTCAAGTCGGTCGCGACCGCGCGCGGCACCGACTACATGGACCTGCGCGACGCGCTCGCCGGGCACGAGGTCTGCTCGCTGGGCACGGAGCAGGTGGGCCAGAGCGGCCCGGACCCGCGCGAGCACGAATGGTTCCGCTTCCTGGACTACGCGAACACCCAGGGCACCCTGGAGGAGTCCATGCACCCCAACGCCCACGGCCAGCGGGCGATGGCGGCCTGCCTCGGCCTGGTGGGCGCGGCGGCGCCGGGGCGGTACGCGTGCACGCAGGACTGGTTCGCGGACGGCGACCCCGGCCGGATGCGGATCCGCCCGGCGAACTGA
- a CDS encoding enhanced serine sensitivity protein SseB C-terminal domain-containing protein, protein MSASGTAAAGQVEHMLRQVTPGRYESYESLLRALAEGRLWMLLWQGQPGSPDAQYGGMEVDGLGYAPCVTSPQELAASGWNRGYEVVTGRDIARALYPDRWGLWLNPHAQGGGVGIPWADLRRIATGLDRMPAGPLRLSEPALELPQFYGLLTQHAHRTPAVRSLRRAWVQPALGSPYLAVGLDLYDASAPALESVREMMRQSVGAVPEGVPVCTVALADEHDPVAMWLRAQTRPFYDREGQSPAY, encoded by the coding sequence GTGAGTGCGTCAGGCACGGCCGCGGCCGGGCAGGTCGAGCACATGCTGCGCCAGGTGACTCCCGGGCGCTACGAGAGTTACGAGTCGCTCCTGCGCGCCCTCGCGGAGGGCCGCCTGTGGATGTTGCTCTGGCAGGGGCAACCGGGTTCCCCGGACGCCCAGTACGGCGGCATGGAGGTCGACGGCCTCGGCTACGCGCCCTGCGTGACCTCCCCGCAGGAGCTCGCCGCCAGTGGCTGGAACCGCGGCTACGAGGTCGTCACCGGCCGCGACATCGCCCGCGCCCTCTACCCGGACCGCTGGGGGCTGTGGCTCAACCCGCACGCCCAGGGCGGCGGCGTCGGCATCCCGTGGGCCGACCTGCGCCGGATCGCCACCGGCCTGGACCGGATGCCGGCCGGGCCGCTGCGGCTGTCCGAGCCCGCCCTGGAGCTCCCGCAGTTCTACGGCCTGCTGACCCAGCACGCGCACCGGACCCCCGCCGTCCGCTCGCTCCGGCGCGCCTGGGTGCAGCCCGCGCTCGGGTCCCCGTACCTGGCCGTCGGGCTCGACCTCTACGACGCCTCCGCGCCCGCGCTGGAATCCGTACGGGAGATGATGCGGCAGTCGGTCGGCGCCGTCCCCGAGGGCGTCCCGGTGTGCACCGTGGCGCTGGCGGACGAGCACGACCCAGTCGCGATGTGGCTGCGCGCGCAGACCCGGCCGTTCTACGACCGCGAGGGCCAGTCCCCGGCGT
- the glyA gene encoding serine hydroxymethyltransferase, translated as MSVLNTPLHELDPDVAAAVDAELVRQQSTLEMIASENFAPVAVMEAQGSVLTNKYAEGYPGRRYYGGCEHVDVVEQIAIDRIKALFGAEAANVQPHSGAQANAAAMFALLKPGDTIMGLNLAHGGHLTHGMKINFSGKLYNVVPYHVDESGEVDMAEVERLAKESKPQLIVAGWSAYPRQLDFAAFRRIADEVGAYLMVDMAHFAGLVAAGLHPNPVPHAHVVTTTTHKTLGGPRGGVILSTQELAKKINSAVFPGQQGGPLEHVIAAKAVSFKVAASPEFKERQERTLEGAKILAARLVQDDVKAVGVDVLTGGTDVHLVLVDLRNSELDGQQAEDRLHEVGITVNRNAIPNDPRPPMVTSGLRIGTPALATRGFDAEAFTEVAEIIAQALKPTYDSEGLKARVSALAAKFPLYPTL; from the coding sequence ATGTCCGTACTGAACACCCCTCTCCACGAACTCGACCCCGACGTCGCCGCCGCCGTCGACGCCGAGCTCGTCCGCCAGCAGTCCACCCTGGAAATGATCGCGTCGGAGAACTTCGCTCCGGTCGCCGTCATGGAGGCCCAGGGCTCGGTCCTGACCAACAAGTACGCCGAGGGCTACCCCGGCCGCCGCTACTACGGCGGCTGCGAGCACGTCGACGTCGTCGAGCAGATCGCGATCGACCGCATCAAGGCGCTGTTCGGCGCCGAGGCCGCGAACGTGCAGCCCCACTCGGGCGCGCAGGCCAACGCGGCCGCGATGTTCGCGCTGCTGAAGCCGGGCGACACGATCATGGGCCTGAACCTGGCCCACGGCGGTCACCTGACCCACGGCATGAAGATCAACTTCTCCGGCAAGCTCTACAACGTGGTCCCGTACCACGTCGACGAGTCGGGCGAGGTGGACATGGCCGAGGTCGAGCGCCTCGCCAAGGAGTCCAAGCCGCAGCTGATCGTCGCCGGCTGGTCCGCGTACCCGCGCCAGCTGGACTTCGCCGCCTTCCGCCGCATCGCGGACGAGGTCGGCGCGTACCTGATGGTCGACATGGCGCACTTCGCCGGCCTGGTCGCCGCGGGCCTGCACCCGAACCCGGTGCCGCACGCCCACGTCGTCACCACCACCACGCACAAGACCCTCGGCGGTCCGCGCGGCGGTGTCATCCTGTCGACGCAGGAACTGGCCAAGAAGATCAACTCCGCGGTCTTCCCGGGCCAGCAGGGCGGTCCGCTGGAGCACGTGATCGCGGCCAAGGCCGTCTCCTTCAAGGTCGCGGCCTCGCCCGAGTTCAAGGAGCGCCAGGAGCGCACCCTGGAGGGCGCGAAGATCCTCGCCGCCCGTCTGGTCCAGGACGACGTCAAGGCCGTGGGCGTGGACGTCCTCACCGGCGGCACCGACGTGCACCTGGTCCTGGTCGACCTGCGCAACTCCGAGCTGGACGGCCAGCAGGCCGAGGACCGCCTCCACGAGGTCGGCATCACGGTCAACCGGAACGCCATCCCGAACGACCCGCGGCCGCCGATGGTCACCTCGGGCCTGCGGATCGGCACGCCGGCGCTCGCCACCCGCGGTTTCGACGCCGAGGCCTTCACCGAGGTCGCGGAGATCATCGCGCAGGCGCTGAAGCCGACGTACGACTCCGAGGGCCTCAAGGCGCGCGTCTCGGCGCTCGCGGCGAAGTTCCCCCTGTACCCGACGCTCTGA
- a CDS encoding enhanced serine sensitivity protein SseB — translation MHGGGWPENELEQVLGAALGQADAGARILEVLGRSPVWVPLPDGGGPDHDSLSLPTMDIRGAAYVPVYSSESQFHACVGPGMDFAVAPAAEFARGLPPQLGIAVNPEGAVGVPLPPPAVAELCRTGRTPLDGPATGGRVRLFEPDWQDDPVDFLAAAAEEFRATGVVSAAYRCLASVEGGDPQLFVGVRLTAWEPEARNAPMDALGRALARVPAPWPVQLILLDAAQDPVTDWIRERVRPFYLP, via the coding sequence ATGCACGGCGGCGGCTGGCCGGAGAACGAGCTGGAGCAGGTGCTCGGGGCGGCGCTCGGGCAGGCGGACGCCGGTGCGCGGATCCTGGAGGTGCTCGGGCGGAGCCCCGTCTGGGTTCCGCTGCCCGACGGCGGCGGGCCGGACCACGACAGCCTCAGCCTCCCGACCATGGACATCCGCGGCGCGGCGTACGTCCCGGTCTACAGCTCCGAGAGCCAGTTCCACGCCTGCGTCGGCCCCGGCATGGACTTCGCCGTCGCCCCCGCCGCCGAGTTCGCCCGCGGCCTGCCCCCGCAGCTCGGCATCGCCGTGAACCCCGAGGGCGCGGTCGGGGTGCCGCTGCCGCCCCCCGCCGTCGCCGAGCTCTGCCGTACCGGACGGACCCCGCTCGACGGCCCCGCGACCGGCGGCCGCGTCCGGCTCTTCGAGCCCGACTGGCAGGACGACCCCGTCGACTTCCTGGCCGCCGCCGCCGAGGAGTTCCGCGCCACCGGCGTGGTCAGCGCCGCGTACCGCTGCCTCGCCAGCGTCGAAGGCGGGGACCCCCAGCTGTTCGTCGGAGTCCGGCTGACGGCCTGGGAGCCCGAGGCGCGAAACGCCCCGATGGACGCCCTCGGCCGGGCCCTGGCCCGGGTACCCGCGCCCTGGCCCGTGCAGTTGATCCTGCTCGACGCCGCCCAGGATCCGGTAACGGACTGGATTCGTGAGCGCGTGCGCCCCTTCTACCTTCCCTAG
- the gcvH gene encoding glycine cleavage system protein GcvH, with product MSNPQQLRYSKEHEWLSTAEDGVATVGITEFAATALGDVVYAQLPQVGETVTAGETCGELESTKSVSDLYSPVSGEVVEANQDVVDDPALVNSAPFEGGWLFKVRVAEEPADLLSADDYAKLTAGN from the coding sequence ATGAGCAACCCCCAGCAGCTGCGTTACAGCAAGGAGCACGAGTGGCTGTCGACCGCCGAGGACGGCGTCGCGACGGTCGGCATCACGGAGTTCGCGGCCACCGCGCTCGGTGACGTCGTCTACGCCCAGCTCCCCCAGGTCGGCGAAACGGTGACCGCGGGCGAGACCTGCGGCGAGCTGGAGTCGACCAAGTCGGTCAGCGACCTGTACTCCCCCGTCTCCGGCGAGGTCGTCGAGGCCAACCAGGACGTCGTGGACGACCCGGCGCTCGTCAACAGCGCCCCCTTCGAGGGCGGCTGGCTGTTCAAGGTGCGCGTCGCGGAGGAGCCGGCCGACCTGCTCTCCGCCGACGACTACGCCAAGCTCACCGCCGGTAACTGA
- a CDS encoding L-serine ammonia-lyase, with translation MAISVFDLFSIGIGPSSSHTVGPMRAARMFVTRLKKDGVLAETASVRAELFGSLGATGHGHGTPKAVLLGLEGHSPRTVNVETADDEVERIRKSGRLRLLGTEIGSAHEIDFDEPNQLILHRRRSLPYHANGMTLFAYDASGTPLLEKTYYSVGGGFVVDEDAVGEDRIKLDDTVLKYPFRSGDEMLRLANETGLSISSLMLENEKAWRTEEEIREGLLEIWRVMQSCVARGMSREGILPGGLRVKRRAASTARQLRTEGDPMMHRSEWTTIYAMAVNEENAAGGRVVTAPTNGAAGVLPAVLHYYTNFVPGADEDGVVRFLLAAGAIGMLFKENASISGAEVGCQGEVGSACSMAAGALAEVLGGTPEQVENAAEIGMEHNLGLTCDPVGGLVQIPCIERNGMAAVKAVTAAKMAMRGDGSHKVSLDKVIKTMKETGADMKVKYKETARGGLAVNVIEC, from the coding sequence GTGGCCATCTCCGTCTTCGATCTCTTCTCCATCGGCATCGGCCCGTCGTCCTCCCACACGGTCGGCCCGATGCGGGCCGCACGCATGTTCGTGACCCGCCTGAAGAAGGACGGGGTCCTCGCCGAGACCGCGTCCGTCCGCGCGGAGCTCTTCGGCTCGCTGGGTGCCACCGGCCACGGCCACGGCACCCCGAAGGCGGTGCTCCTGGGCCTGGAGGGCCACTCCCCGCGCACGGTGAACGTGGAAACGGCGGACGACGAGGTGGAGCGCATCCGCAAGAGCGGCCGCCTCCGCCTGCTCGGCACGGAGATAGGAAGCGCGCACGAGATCGACTTCGACGAGCCGAACCAGCTGATCCTGCACCGCCGCCGGTCCCTCCCGTACCACGCGAACGGCATGACGCTCTTCGCCTACGACGCCTCCGGGACCCCGCTGCTGGAGAAGACGTACTACTCGGTCGGCGGCGGCTTCGTGGTGGACGAGGACGCGGTCGGCGAGGACCGGATCAAGCTCGACGACACCGTCCTGAAGTACCCCTTCCGGTCGGGCGACGAGATGCTCCGCCTCGCCAACGAGACCGGCCTGTCGATCTCCTCCCTGATGCTGGAGAACGAGAAGGCCTGGCGCACGGAGGAGGAGATCCGCGAGGGGCTCCTGGAGATCTGGCGCGTCATGCAGTCCTGCGTCGCGCGCGGCATGTCCCGCGAGGGCATCCTCCCGGGCGGCCTGCGGGTCAAGCGCCGGGCCGCCTCCACGGCGCGCCAGCTGCGCACCGAGGGCGACCCGATGATGCACCGCAGCGAGTGGACGACGATCTACGCGATGGCGGTCAACGAGGAGAACGCGGCGGGCGGCCGCGTCGTCACCGCGCCCACGAACGGCGCGGCGGGCGTCCTCCCGGCGGTCCTGCACTACTACACGAACTTCGTCCCGGGCGCGGACGAGGACGGTGTGGTCCGCTTCCTCCTCGCGGCGGGCGCGATCGGCATGCTGTTCAAGGAGAACGCCTCGATCTCCGGCGCCGAGGTCGGCTGCCAGGGCGAGGTCGGCTCGGCCTGCTCGATGGCGGCCGGCGCCCTCGCCGAGGTGCTGGGCGGCACCCCGGAGCAGGTCGAGAACGCGGCCGAGATCGGCATGGAGCACAACCTCGGCCTGACCTGCGACCCGGTCGGCGGCCTGGTCCAGATCCCGTGCATCGAGCGCAACGGCATGGCGGCGGTCAAGGCCGTCACCGCGGCCAAGATGGCGATGCGCGGCGACGGCAGCCACAAGGTCTCCCTGGACAAGGTCATCAAGACCATGAAGGAGACCGGCGCCGACATGAAGGTCAAGTACAAGGAGACCGCCCGCGGCGGCCTCGCGGTCAACGTCATCGAATGCTGA